The Globicephala melas chromosome X, mGloMel1.2, whole genome shotgun sequence genome window below encodes:
- the LOC138842500 gene encoding putative CENPB DNA-binding domain-containing protein 1, with the protein MSGSKHKSRGDVAGTAKKCQVITVERKVKVTERVERGEKMVDVAHSYNMNHSTIGTILKNKDKNMERVKSAVLIMSTIMLKHGKVMEEKEKLLSMWMQDQHQHRVLLSLMLIREKAKSLYEDLKKKHGEKSEGAYFNASHGWFHWFKARANIHEVKVVRQCLQLW; encoded by the coding sequence atgtccggaagcaagcataaaagcagaggtgatgtagctggtactgctaaaaAGTGCCAAGTGATAACAGTGGAAAGAAAAGTGAAAGTAACTGAGAGAGTGGAGCGAGGTGAAAAGATGGTAGACGTCGctcattcttataacatgaatcatTCAACCATCGGCACgattctaaagaacaaggacaagaaCATGGAACGTGTGAAGTCTGCTGTGCTGATCATGTCAACAATAATGTTGAAacatggaaaagtgatggaggagaaggagaaacttCTCAGTATGTGGATGCAGGATCAGCATCAGCATCGAGTCCtgctcagcttaatgctgattcgagagaaagctaaaagcctttatgaagacttgaagaagaaacacggAGAAAAATCAGAGGGTGCATattttaatgccagccatggctggtttcattGGTTCAAAGCTAGAGCCAACATTCACGAAGTAAAAGTGGTGAGGCAGTGTCTGCAGCTATGGTAG